TCTCCGGCGCCACGCCCCACACCCAAACATCCACCCCCAACACCCCCACACACACCCACACCACCACCACCACACCCCACCCCAACCCCACCAACAACCCAACCACCAACCAAACCAAACCCACAACCGCCACCCCAACCCCACGTACACCGTTCACATCCCCCCGCCATTCTTGTATGGGGGGTGGGGGGGGGCGCCTGGCGCCCCCCCCCACGACCGGCTAGGCGCTCACCGCCGCCCGGTCGTATGGGATGCCCCGCTCCATGGCTTCCCACACATAGCCCATTACGTCAATGGAGCCAAGCAGGAAACGGGCACGTCCGGCACTGGCCGTTGGACTCTCCACCTCGAGGACGCTGATCGGCGATCCCGCCAGCCGCCCAAAGAACCCGGCGAACAGCCCGGTGGTGACCAGGCACCCGCCGGCGCTCTCCGGCGCCTCGCCCCAGTCGGATACATCGAGCGCCATGACGGCCTCACTCAGCGTCTGCAGCTCCACCAGACCCCAGCCGATGCCGTGGAAGTAGGCCTCCAGGAGCCATGGGAACCGCTCATCGGCCAGCCGGTCGGGGTGTGACTCCCCCTGCTCGGCCAGCCAGGTGGCAAAGTGATCGTAGAGCGCCTTGCCGGCGGCATACCCGGCATCACGAATGGCGTCGACCGGAAGCACCGTCCCGTCGCCGTACGCGGCCAGGGCGGAGTGGCGCAGGCCGGCGAAAAACTCCACCGGTAGCGAAACGGTGCGGGGCTGGAAGCTGGAGACTGGGCTCATGTTCCCGTGACGCTCGCTGACTCGGTTCGTCACGTCAAGTCGTCCGCGGTGTGACGGTCCGTGCTGGCGGCGGACGTGCGCCGCCGCAGCTCGGCCTCGTCGATGACCTCGACCCCCAGCTCGCGCGCCTTGTCGAGCTTGCTCCCGGCCTCGTCCCCCGCCACCACGAAGGTGGTCTTCCTGGAGACGCTGCTCGTGACGCGCCCCCCGGCGTTTTCCACCAGCGCCGTTGCCTCCCCCCGCGACAGCGAGGGCAGGGTGCCGGTCAGCACGACCGTGGCCCCGGTGAGCGGCCCATCGGCCTGGATGGCGTTGGGTTCGTTCAGGCGCAGGCCGTGCGCGCGGAGCGTGTCCAGCAGCAGCTGCACGGCGGGGTCGGCGAAGTAGGACGCTACGCTCGCCGCAATGATGGTTCCCACCCCGCGCACCTCGCCCAACTGCGCCGCCGACGCTGCCATCATGGCGTCGAGGGTGCCGTACTGCCGTGCCAGCAGCTGTGCCGCCTGCGCCCCGACATGCCGGATCCCCAGTCCGAAGAGCAACCGCGACAGCGGCTGCTGCTTGGCCGCGGCAATGGCGGCCACCAGGTTCTCGGCGCTTTTGCGACCGAACCGCTCGAGCCCCACCAGCTGCTCGACCGTGACCTCGAAAAGGTCGGCGACATTGTGCACGTACCCGGCAGCCAGCAGCTGCTGAATGCGCGCATACGAGAGGCCGTCGATGTCCATCGCGTCCTTGGAGGCGAAGTGCACGAGCCCTTCGAGCTGGCGCCCGGGGCAGGCGACGTTGGTGCAGTAGCTGGCCACATCCTCGCCGTCGCGCACGACGGGGGCACGGCACTTGGGGCACACGGTGGGGATCTGCCAGGGACGCTCGGTCCCGTCGCGTCGTTCGGGTACCGGCCCGAGCACGTACGGAATCACATCGCCCGCCCGCACCACCTGCACCCAGTCGCCCTCGCGGAGATCCTTGGCCGCGATCTGGTCGGCGTTGTGGAGCGACGCGAAGGTCACCGTGGCGCCGCCCACTTCCACCGGCTCGAGCACGGCAAAGGGGGTGAGCACGCCTGTGCGCCCCACATTCACGTCGATGCGCGTCAGGCGAGTGACCGCCATGTCCGGCGCGAACTTGCGCGCCACCGCCCAGCGCGGCGTGCGATCGTTGCGCACGCCGAGTTCGTCCTGCAGCGCCACGTCGTTCACTTTCACCACGCCGCCATCGATCGCGAAGCCCAGCGCCGCGCGCGTTTCGTGTTCCACCGTATCCGCCCAGGTGGCTACGTCGGCGATTGTGCGGCAGCGGGCGCGGTGGGGCGCCACCGGTACACCCCACGCCTCCAGTGTCTCCAGCAGCTCCCACTGGCTGCCGGCGGGGACGCTCCCGTCGGGCAGCACGGCGGCATACCCGAAGAAGCGCAGCGGGCGTTGAGCGGTAATGGCGGGGTCGAGCTGCCGCATGGAGCCGGCCGCTGCGTTGCGTGGGTTCACGTACACCGGCTCGCCGGCAGCAACGCGCGCCTCGTTCATGCGTTCGAAGCCGGCAAACGGCAAATACACCTCGCCGCGGATTTCCATGAGCGGCGGGTGTCCGCTGCCCATGAGCCGCAACGGCACGCCGCGAATGGTGCGCACGTTGAGCGTCACATCCTCCCCCTCGGTGCCATCGCCGCGCGTGGCGGCGGTCACGAGGAGGCCATCGCGGTAGGTCAGCGCCACCGCGGCGCCGTCGATCTTGAGTTCGACGGTGTAGCCGCTCTCGTGCACGGCGGCTCCCACCACCCGTTCGATGGACTGTTCCCACGCCTGCAGCTCGGTCTGATCGAACGCGTTGTCGAGCGACATCATGCGCACGAGATGCCGGTGCGACTGGAATGCCGACTGAATGGGCGCACCGACCCGTTGTGTGGGGGAGTCCTCGGTGCGCAGGGCCGGGTACGCGTTCTCTATGGCCTGCAGCTCACGGAAGAGCTGGTCGTACTCCTGGTCGGACAGGGCGGGACGGTCGAGAACGTAGTACTCGTGCTGCGCGCGGGTGAGCAGCGTTCGCAACGCTTCGGCGCGCACGGTCGTGGCGGATGGGACGGCTGACATGTCAGGAATCTACCGCTGGCGGCGGCGTCACCCGAGGGGCATGATGCCTACGTTCGCTGGTTTGTGGGTCCACACGCGGAGGGAGAGATGGTCCATCGAATCGAGACGCACGACGTCGACCAGGAACCACAGGACGACGTGGACGTGCGTGAGGTGCTGCTCACTGCGCCTGATGCCGGGCGCACCGACGGCCGCGCTTTCGGGCTGGGGCTGCTGCTCGGGGCGGCGCTCGGAGCCGGCATGGCGCTGCTCATGGCACCGGCCAGCGGCGAGGATACGCGGCGCCAACTGCGCCGTGGTGCGCGGCGGCTGTACGTGCGTGGCAGCGAGGCGGTCACCGATCTGCGCGACGATGCCGATCGCATGGCGCGTCGGCTGGCCCGTCGTGGCGCGCGGCGCAGCCGCGACATGGCGCAGGAGCTTCAGGATCGGGTGCGCGGGTAACGGCTGGGGAGTAGGGGGGGAGCCCCCTTCTCCCCGTTACTTGAGCCGACGCAGTTCTTCGGTGGCCTGCTGCCGATACACCCGGTCATTCGGGTCAAAATCGGCACTGGCGACCGCGGCCCGATACGCGGCGCGCGCGTCTTCCGTGCGCTCGAGGTCGCGATAGATGCGCGCGAGGTCGAGCCGGTGCACAAGCCGCTCCGGCTCCACCTGCACCGCCAGTTCGAGATAGCGTACGGCTTCGCTCCAGGACGCGGTCGAGAAGATCTGTCCACCGAGGAAGGCCTTGGCCACCGTACGGGCAATCCCGTTGAGGCGCATGATTTCGGCGTTCCACACGCCCATGACGTGCAGCGCGCCCGGGTGACGCGGTGACAGTTTGAGTGCCGCCAGCGCCTGCTCCCGCACCTCGATGCCCAGCTTCACCCGTTCGCGAGGACCAAGCGCCAGCGCCGTGCGCCCCACGGCTCGCGACAGGTGGAAATGGCCTTCGGCATCACCGGGGTTGAGCGCCACGGCACGGCGCGCATACGCGGTGGCCTTGGCGTACAGCGCGGTGCGCACGGCGTCATTGCGTTCGAACTCCCCCTGGTCCACCGCCACGGCGGCCGCCTGCCACAGCTCCGTGTAGGTGGCGGGCTCACGCGCCGCTGCCGCCGCTGCCGCCGGCAGCTGGGCCGCAACCGAGCGCCACGGAAGCAGCGCCACCGCGCTGCCCGCCACCAGCGCGCCAATGCAGAGTGCGCCCGACAGGGTGCGCGGCCGTCGTGCGGGAGCGGACAGGCTGGTGTAGGTTGGCATGACGTATGGAAGCACGAACTCTGATCGAGCGGAAGCGGAATGGCGGACGCATTGATGCGGCCGAGTGGCGCTCCCTCATGAAACACTACGCGGCGGGCGAAGTGCCCGACTACCAGATGGCCGCCCTGGCCATGGCCATCTACTTCGTCGGGCTCGATCGCACCGAGATCGGGGCCCTGACCGACGCCATGCTCGAGAGTGGCGCCATGCTGCAGCTGGACCACCTCGCGGTCGGACGGGTGGACAAGCATTCCACCGGCGGCGTGGGCGACAAGGTGTCGCTGGTCCTCGCCCCGCTCGTGGCCGCCTGCGGCGTGGCCGTGCCCATGATGTCCGGCCGCGGGCTCGGGCATACCGGTGGTACCCTCGACAAGCTCGAAGCGATCCCCGGGTTTCGCACGGATCTGTCGCTCGAGCGCGCCACGCGGCAGCTGGAGGCCATCGGGTGCGCCCTCATCGGCCAGACCCGGGAGATCGCGCCGGCCGATCGCAAGCTCTATGCGCTGCGGGATGCCACGGCCACCGTGGAGAGCATTCCCCTCATTTCAGCCAGCATCATGTCCAAGAAGCTCGCCGAAGGGCTCACCGGGCTCGTGCTGGATGTGAAGTACGGGTCGGGGGCGTTTCTTCCCGAGCTCGAGCGTGGGCTGACACTGGCGCGCACGATGATCGAGCTCGGCGCAGATCACGGCTGCCCGGTCGTGGCGTTGCTCACGGCCATGGACCGCCCGCTGGGACGCGCCTGCGGCAACGCGCTGGAAGTGGAGGAGTCCATTGCCGCGCTGCGTGGCGACGGACCGGCGGATCTCATGGACGTCACCTATGCCCTCGGCGCCGAGATGCTGGTGCTGGGCGGTGCGGCGTCGAGCCGCAACGAGGCCCGCCGGCGCATGGAGGTGGCGATTTCGAGTGGCCGCGCCGCTCGCAAGTTCCAGGAGATCATCGAAGCGCAGGGGGGGAACCCGGCCGTGGTCGACGACCCCGGGCTGCTGCCGCAGGCCGCCGAATGCGAGCTGTATCTGGCGCAGCGCGACGGCGTCGTGGCCCAGGTGGAGCCCCGCGCGATAGGTCGGGGCATCACGGCGCTGGGGGGAGGACGGACTCGGGTGGACGATCAGGTGGACCCGTCCGTGGGGTTCGTGATTACGGCGCGCCCCGGCGATGTGGTGCGCGCCGGGGAGCCACTGGCCACCATCTTCGCCCGCGATGCCGCTGGGGTTGCCGCCGGCCGCCGGGCACTCGGCGAGTCCATCCGCCTGGCGGACGAGGCGGACCCGCCGCTGCCCCTCATTTCGCACCGGGTTACGCCGGCCGGCGTCGCGGTCTGGGCCTCTGAGGACGAGGAACCGTAGGCCCCCACTCCCCGTTCGCCTCCGGATCGTCTAGCTTTGCCACGTCGGCGGCCCTCCGGCCCCTCCCTGCTCACCGGTGCCTCGCACCCCTGTCCGATCTCGTGATGCCTGCGAAAGTCGCTCCGTCCACGAACAAGCTGCTCAGCCTGGTGGCCGCGGCCGCGGTCCTGCCGCTGCTGGGCCTGTACGGGTTGCTCATGTACATCTCCACGCCCAGCCCCACGGGCGGCATGGAGCCGACGGTCACGACGGTCTGCTACATCGCCTTCACGTTCCTGTTCGGTGCGCTCATCACCGTGGCACTCAACTTCTCCAGCCAGTTGAGCCGTGAGGCCAAGGGGCAGTACACCACGCCGTAACGCCGTCTCGGCGACGCAGTCGCAAGAGGCCGCCGGGATCTCCTGGCGGCCTTTGTCGTCTCGCGTGCGCCCGCCTCGCCTCATGGGCGCCGGCCGCCGGCGTTCACCCGGCCAGTTCGAGCAGCAACGTCGTGAGCCGGACGGGCTCACTGATCATCACGTCGTGCCCGCCGCCGAAGAGGGTGCGCGTGGGATACCCGAGCCGGGCCGCGCGAGCGGCGGCCTCAGCGAACCAGGCATCGGTCGTGCACTGGATGTACGCGCGAGGCAGGTTGGCGGGCACGTCGGGCGCTGTGGGGAGCGGCTGCCCGAACGTCTTGCCGGACTGGCTGCCAAGTCTCGCCTGCACCCAGTCCACGTCCGCGCGCTCCCGGACCCCGAACTCCTCCGCGGTCGACCGGGGCGGCACACGCCAGTCACGCGCGGGCGCCGCGGCTGACGAGGTCGTCGTCGACGGTGGCGCCGGCGACGTTACCGCACCAGCGGGTCGCGTGTAATCGGCAAGCGATCGCCCCGGGTCAGGCATGAACGCGTCGAGATAGATCAGTTGCGCGAGGCGTTGCGGAGCACGCTGGGCAACGCCGGTGATGACCATGCCGCCGTAGCTGTGTCCCACCAGGACGACGTCGCGCAGATCCTCGACCTCGAGCATGGCCACCACATCCTGAATGTGGGTGTCGAGCCCGACGTCCGCCGTAAGCAGGTGCGCGCGCTCACCGAGCCCCGTGAGGGTCGGCGTGTACACCTCGTGTCCCGCGGCCATCAGCCGCGGTCGGATCTTCTTCCAGCACCAGCCGCCGTGCCACGCGCCGTGCACCAGCACGAAGCAGCGCCCTGAGGCACCAAACGCACGCGGCGCCGCGGACGAGGCGGCGAACGGGAGGGCGGCGAGTCCGGCAACGGCCTGACGGCGGGAAACGGGAGACATGCGAAACACGTTCGGGAAGGGAAGGGAATGCCGCTGGGGCAAATTGCACGCCCATGCGATGAGGCGCAGCCCCGACGCTGCCTTGGTGCAGAGACGCTCCCCCGCTTCTATTCGAGTATGGCGGACGCCCACGCATTTCTGGCCAACCTGACCCTCGTGCTGTGCGTGGCGGCGCTGACGACCTTCGTCTTCCAGCGCATCCGCCAGCCGGTCGTGTTCGGTTACCTCGTGGCCGGCATGATTCTCGGGCCGTACCTCGGGGTACCGCTCTTCGCCGACCGCAGCATGGTCACCACGCTCTCCGAGCTGGGCGTGATCCTGCTCATGTTCGGCCTCGGGCTCGAGTTCAGCCTGCGCAAGCTGGCCGAGGTCGCGCCCACCGTGGGACTCATCGCCCTCGTGGACACCAGCGCGATGTTCGGCTTCGGGTATCTCACCGGCCAGCTGCTGGGGTGGACCACGCTCGAAAGCGTGTTCGGCGGCGCCATCGTGGCCATCTCCTCTACCACGATCATCGTGAAGGCGTTCGCCGAGCAGGGCGTGCGCGGGCGTTTCACCGAACTGGTGTACGGCATCCTCATCATCGAGGACCTCATCGCGATCTTTCTCATCGCGATGCTCACCACGGTCGCTTCGGGAGCCACCGTTTCGGCTGGTGCGGTGGGCGAGACCGCGGCCACGCTGCTGCTCTTTCTCGCGCTCTTCGTGGGGCTCGGCCTGGTCGTGGTGCCGCGTATCGTGCGCGCGGTGGTCAAGCTCGACCGTCCGGAGACGACGCTCGTGGTGAGTCTCGGGCTCTGCTTCGGCGGCGCGCTGCTGGCGCTTGATGCCGGCTATTCCGTGGCGCTCGGGGCCTTCATCGCGGGTTCTCTGGTGGCCGAGTCGGGGGAAGGCAAGCGCGTCGAACACCTCGTCGTGGGCGTGCGCGACATGTTCGGCGCGGTGTTCTTCGTGTCGGTCGGCATGATGATCGACCCACGGCTCGTGGCGGAGCACTGGGTGGCCGTCGTCGTGCTCTCCGCGGTGGTGGTGGCCGGGAAGCTGCTCGCGGTGAGCGTGGGCGCGTTCCTGTCCGGCAACGACGTGCGTACCAGCACGCAGGCGGGGATGAGTCTCACGCAGATCGGCGAGTTCGCCTTCATCATCGCTGCCGTCGGCACCACGGCCGGGGTGGTGGGTGACTTCCTCTACCCCGTGGCCGTGGCGGTGTCGGCGGTCACCACGCTCACCACGCCCATCGCCATCCGTGCGTCGGGCGCCTTCGCCGC
This genomic stretch from Gemmatimonas sp. harbors:
- a CDS encoding thymidine phosphorylase yields the protein MEARTLIERKRNGGRIDAAEWRSLMKHYAAGEVPDYQMAALAMAIYFVGLDRTEIGALTDAMLESGAMLQLDHLAVGRVDKHSTGGVGDKVSLVLAPLVAACGVAVPMMSGRGLGHTGGTLDKLEAIPGFRTDLSLERATRQLEAIGCALIGQTREIAPADRKLYALRDATATVESIPLISASIMSKKLAEGLTGLVLDVKYGSGAFLPELERGLTLARTMIELGADHGCPVVALLTAMDRPLGRACGNALEVEESIAALRGDGPADLMDVTYALGAEMLVLGGAASSRNEARRRMEVAISSGRAARKFQEIIEAQGGNPAVVDDPGLLPQAAECELYLAQRDGVVAQVEPRAIGRGITALGGGRTRVDDQVDPSVGFVITARPGDVVRAGEPLATIFARDAAGVAAGRRALGESIRLADEADPPLPLISHRVTPAGVAVWASEDEEP
- the ligA gene encoding NAD-dependent DNA ligase LigA encodes the protein MSAVPSATTVRAEALRTLLTRAQHEYYVLDRPALSDQEYDQLFRELQAIENAYPALRTEDSPTQRVGAPIQSAFQSHRHLVRMMSLDNAFDQTELQAWEQSIERVVGAAVHESGYTVELKIDGAAVALTYRDGLLVTAATRGDGTEGEDVTLNVRTIRGVPLRLMGSGHPPLMEIRGEVYLPFAGFERMNEARVAAGEPVYVNPRNAAAGSMRQLDPAITAQRPLRFFGYAAVLPDGSVPAGSQWELLETLEAWGVPVAPHRARCRTIADVATWADTVEHETRAALGFAIDGGVVKVNDVALQDELGVRNDRTPRWAVARKFAPDMAVTRLTRIDVNVGRTGVLTPFAVLEPVEVGGATVTFASLHNADQIAAKDLREGDWVQVVRAGDVIPYVLGPVPERRDGTERPWQIPTVCPKCRAPVVRDGEDVASYCTNVACPGRQLEGLVHFASKDAMDIDGLSYARIQQLLAAGYVHNVADLFEVTVEQLVGLERFGRKSAENLVAAIAAAKQQPLSRLLFGLGIRHVGAQAAQLLARQYGTLDAMMAASAAQLGEVRGVGTIIAASVASYFADPAVQLLLDTLRAHGLRLNEPNAIQADGPLTGATVVLTGTLPSLSRGEATALVENAGGRVTSSVSRKTTFVVAGDEAGSKLDKARELGVEVIDEAELRRRTSAASTDRHTADDLT
- a CDS encoding cation:proton antiporter; the protein is MADAHAFLANLTLVLCVAALTTFVFQRIRQPVVFGYLVAGMILGPYLGVPLFADRSMVTTLSELGVILLMFGLGLEFSLRKLAEVAPTVGLIALVDTSAMFGFGYLTGQLLGWTTLESVFGGAIVAISSTTIIVKAFAEQGVRGRFTELVYGILIIEDLIAIFLIAMLTTVASGATVSAGAVGETAATLLLFLALFVGLGLVVVPRIVRAVVKLDRPETTLVVSLGLCFGGALLALDAGYSVALGAFIAGSLVAESGEGKRVEHLVVGVRDMFGAVFFVSVGMMIDPRLVAEHWVAVVVLSAVVVAGKLLAVSVGAFLSGNDVRTSTQAGMSLTQIGEFAFIIAAVGTTAGVVGDFLYPVAVAVSAVTTLTTPIAIRASGAFAAFVDRRLPRPLQTFVGLYGTWIASLRTTPDSAGTAPLVRRKIRLLVLDTALLAVVVIGTVFARPHLLAKFTPVVLSPAWASVALYIVAALLAAPLIFGVVRVSGALSSLLAYRALPQGAANRLDYAESPRRVLMATLQLGLVTMSGLVVVVVTEPFVPVGRGVAVLALFVGWLTVVFWRRTSDLYGHTRAGAQVLLSALSKSIATPPSAIGAPSSSPAPASSPRDLSTVHRVLPGLGDPVPYVMRAGDAAAGRTLGDLQMRSQTGAVVLAITRGDDHVLLPVGAERLAVGDVLALAGTAQALADAMRLLHGETVASADAAGAVDAIAT
- a CDS encoding alpha/beta hydrolase; translation: MSPVSRRQAVAGLAALPFAASSAAPRAFGASGRCFVLVHGAWHGGWCWKKIRPRLMAAGHEVYTPTLTGLGERAHLLTADVGLDTHIQDVVAMLEVEDLRDVVLVGHSYGGMVITGVAQRAPQRLAQLIYLDAFMPDPGRSLADYTRPAGAVTSPAPPSTTTSSAAAPARDWRVPPRSTAEEFGVRERADVDWVQARLGSQSGKTFGQPLPTAPDVPANLPRAYIQCTTDAWFAEAAARAARLGYPTRTLFGGGHDVMISEPVRLTTLLLELAG
- a CDS encoding YtxH domain-containing protein, with product MVHRIETHDVDQEPQDDVDVREVLLTAPDAGRTDGRAFGLGLLLGAALGAGMALLMAPASGEDTRRQLRRGARRLYVRGSEAVTDLRDDADRMARRLARRGARRSRDMAQELQDRVRG